One Leisingera caerulea DSM 24564 genomic window carries:
- a CDS encoding helix-turn-helix domain-containing protein translates to MDLTARTASQIGEALRRSRKARGWTQSDISARTNLRVATISSLENGDSGTKLATVLTVMAALGLEFQLVERGGSVEIEDIF, encoded by the coding sequence ATGGATCTCACAGCACGAACAGCCTCACAAATTGGCGAGGCACTCCGCAGGTCGCGCAAGGCGCGCGGCTGGACACAGAGCGATATCAGCGCACGCACCAATTTGCGTGTCGCGACTATTTCATCGCTCGAGAATGGCGATTCAGGAACCAAACTGGCCACGGTGCTGACCGTTATGGCTGCCCTCGGGCTCGAGTTCCAGTTAGTTGAACGTGGCGGCTCGGTTGAAATTGAGGATATCTTCTGA
- a CDS encoding sodium/glutamate symporter, whose translation MSHVLQGFALLGLFLLIGTFLRAKIGWLQKLFIPASVVGGAVGLLIGPQIWGDLTPVQYPADWIKMYSLLPGILIIPVVASVPLGIQLSRKGSSAGTARNVFNMFFLMAGLFGLQLAVGGAVGAFFATSMPDLGIYATFGLEMPLGFSGGHGTAGVIGNMLNGMGLEYWEVAQGVAVTFATIGLLGGIIAGIVIINWLNKRKLLDGAADPQNLPKSWLTGLEPNPEKQRVAGRESTVSTSIDVLGFNLALILAGSGLAILLRSFVRSLDLPLIGVVPVWAYAIIVMWLVWLAMTRLGVAWLVDPGTKSKIASSLTDFAIVAALVSMPVQGVLTFAAPILIAAGIGFIGTVAMSVLLPRKLFNSAPFERAMLVFGTASGVFLTGLLLLKICDPDLKSPAMRDGSLAYSMNTVLGFVLIPFIVGAGVQSGPIAIAGVGAVVLVGAIVGMFIVSRMRGSASAAGQKEGV comes from the coding sequence ATGAGCCATGTGTTGCAGGGCTTTGCCCTGCTCGGCCTGTTTCTACTAATCGGCACGTTCCTCCGCGCCAAGATCGGATGGTTGCAAAAACTGTTCATTCCCGCATCTGTGGTCGGTGGTGCCGTCGGGTTGTTGATCGGGCCGCAAATCTGGGGCGACCTGACGCCGGTTCAATACCCCGCCGACTGGATCAAAATGTATAGCCTTCTTCCGGGTATCTTGATCATCCCGGTTGTGGCCTCGGTTCCGCTCGGGATTCAGTTGTCCCGAAAGGGCAGTTCAGCCGGTACAGCGCGAAATGTGTTCAACATGTTCTTCCTGATGGCTGGGCTATTCGGTTTGCAGCTTGCCGTAGGCGGTGCCGTCGGCGCATTCTTCGCGACTTCGATGCCGGATCTCGGAATCTACGCCACCTTTGGTCTCGAAATGCCGCTTGGCTTCTCGGGCGGACATGGGACCGCAGGCGTCATCGGCAATATGCTGAATGGCATGGGGTTGGAATATTGGGAAGTCGCACAGGGTGTTGCGGTGACATTTGCGACGATCGGTCTGCTGGGCGGGATCATCGCAGGCATCGTCATCATCAACTGGCTGAACAAGCGTAAGCTTCTCGATGGTGCCGCCGATCCGCAGAACCTCCCCAAATCCTGGCTGACCGGTCTTGAACCCAATCCCGAGAAACAACGCGTTGCCGGTCGAGAAAGCACTGTTTCCACCTCGATCGACGTGCTGGGCTTCAACCTTGCCTTGATCCTTGCGGGTTCCGGGCTCGCGATCTTGCTGCGCTCCTTCGTGCGCTCACTCGACCTGCCGCTGATCGGCGTGGTCCCGGTCTGGGCCTATGCAATCATTGTTATGTGGCTCGTCTGGCTTGCCATGACCCGTCTCGGGGTTGCTTGGTTGGTCGATCCGGGCACCAAGAGCAAAATTGCCTCGTCCCTCACCGATTTTGCCATCGTCGCTGCGCTTGTGTCCATGCCGGTACAGGGTGTGTTGACATTTGCCGCTCCGATCCTGATCGCCGCCGGGATCGGCTTCATCGGGACCGTTGCAATGAGCGTCCTGCTGCCGCGGAAACTGTTTAACTCTGCGCCGTTCGAGCGTGCGATGCTTGTCTTCGGCACGGCCTCCGGCGTGTTCCTCACCGGTTTGCTGCTTCTCAAGATCTGCGATCCTGACCTCAAGAGCCCGGCGATGCGTGATGGTTCGCTCGCCTATTCGATGAACACGGTTCTGGGTTTTGTACTGATCCCGTTCATCGTCGGTGCCGGCGTCCAGTCGGGACCGATCGCGATCGCGGGTGTCGGGGCGGTCGTGCTCGTTGGGGCGATTGTAGGCATGTTTATCGTTTCTCGGATGCGCGGTTCCGCATCTGCCGCTGGTCAGAAGGAGGGTGTGTAA
- a CDS encoding M20 family metallopeptidase has translation MNAFVETDRLIDELKPGYIDLSDRIWGMPELRYQEEQSAAAQIEMLEAAGFKVTRNVAGIPTAFMAEAGSDGPLIGFLGEFDALAGLSQEAGVAEKHTVEGGGNGHGCGHNLLGAGAMLAAVATRDYLVASGNPGRVRYFGCPAEEGGSGKTFMAREGAFDGVDAAFCWHPASFNSVIAANSLANIQAYFRFSGRASHAAASPELGRSALDALELMSVGVQYMREHMPERARVHSAITNTGGISPNVVQDYAEALYLIRSPQVSEVMALFERVRKVAEGAAMMTETTVEVEIDKACSNLLRNSTLDQLMQAEMERVGGIQFGQEDKAFAAEIQKTLSAADIAAVYDMFNLEQKGDVPPLAGQVLSVPTPDMVLPGSTDVGDVSWQTPTAQVMTACHAVGTPFHSWQLVAQGKSGAAHQGMVFAAKTMASSAVTLFENPELLQRARQEFNAKVERTPYKCPIQSDVELPFRRTRNG, from the coding sequence ATGAATGCTTTTGTCGAAACGGATCGCCTGATCGATGAACTAAAACCCGGATATATCGATCTTAGCGACCGTATCTGGGGAATGCCCGAGCTGCGCTATCAGGAAGAGCAATCCGCAGCCGCTCAAATCGAGATGCTCGAAGCTGCAGGGTTTAAGGTCACGCGGAACGTTGCGGGCATCCCGACGGCCTTCATGGCTGAGGCCGGCTCGGATGGACCCCTCATCGGATTTCTCGGTGAGTTTGACGCGCTCGCCGGCCTCTCTCAAGAGGCCGGCGTTGCCGAGAAGCATACCGTGGAAGGCGGTGGAAACGGTCACGGCTGCGGTCACAACCTTCTGGGGGCGGGCGCCATGCTCGCCGCCGTTGCGACCCGCGATTATCTTGTGGCAAGCGGCAATCCGGGACGCGTGCGCTACTTTGGCTGTCCTGCAGAAGAAGGTGGCTCCGGCAAAACCTTCATGGCGCGCGAAGGCGCTTTTGACGGGGTGGATGCCGCATTCTGCTGGCACCCCGCTTCCTTCAACAGTGTCATTGCGGCCAATTCTCTGGCAAACATTCAGGCCTACTTCCGGTTTTCCGGTCGCGCTTCCCATGCCGCAGCTTCGCCCGAACTCGGGCGCTCCGCTCTGGACGCACTCGAACTCATGAGCGTCGGCGTTCAGTATATGCGCGAACATATGCCGGAACGGGCCCGCGTGCACAGCGCAATCACGAACACGGGTGGCATCTCCCCCAATGTCGTCCAAGATTACGCAGAGGCGCTCTACCTGATCCGTTCCCCGCAGGTGTCCGAAGTGATGGCTTTGTTCGAACGAGTCAGGAAAGTGGCCGAAGGCGCCGCGATGATGACCGAGACGACTGTTGAGGTCGAAATCGACAAGGCCTGTTCGAACCTCCTGCGCAACTCGACTCTGGACCAGTTGATGCAAGCAGAGATGGAGCGTGTCGGCGGCATCCAATTCGGCCAAGAGGACAAAGCCTTCGCGGCGGAAATTCAGAAAACCCTATCTGCGGCCGATATTGCGGCAGTTTATGACATGTTCAATCTAGAGCAAAAGGGAGACGTGCCGCCACTCGCCGGTCAGGTTCTTTCAGTACCAACACCCGACATGGTCTTGCCCGGATCGACAGATGTCGGCGATGTTAGCTGGCAAACGCCGACGGCTCAGGTGATGACGGCCTGCCATGCGGTGGGAACACCATTCCACAGCTGGCAACTCGTCGCTCAGGGCAAGTCCGGCGCGGCGCATCAGGGGATGGTCTTCGCGGCAAAGACAATGGCGTCAAGTGCCGTAACCCTCTTTGAAAATCCCGAGCTGTTGCAGCGCGCTCGTCAGGAATTCAACGCGAAAGTCGAGAGAACGCCCTACAAGTGCCCCATTCAAAGCGACGTTGAATTGCCGTTCCGTCGGACGCGAAACGGCTAA
- a CDS encoding heparin lyase I family protein, with translation MRIINFFTISAVAFFSVTSLAFADRPPKGFDPNMRLFKDAFRYSVAGEPVRRGHRSERYELRNGFCTGSDCRNNRLRSEIRESKRATTARIGKDIWFGWSFFVSSAPSLPGKDRLYPFFGQWKMGGDNFPLIAFVQSDHGSRDAIFVSLIDMSRASTGGLVAGAKHGNVCKDIFRMAAAKRSWIDIVVNTNFAADETGYVRVWINGQLKCDYSGQIVVRRDRSRYPGPNHRRGIYVGNTSYWKEKYGNRPVPTWVVYYDEFLTGKNREDVDTRMRERAGLPPVD, from the coding sequence ATGAGGATCATTAACTTTTTCACCATATCTGCTGTCGCCTTTTTTTCTGTTACTTCTCTCGCCTTTGCCGACAGGCCACCGAAAGGTTTTGACCCCAACATGAGGTTGTTCAAGGACGCTTTCCGATACAGTGTTGCAGGTGAACCGGTACGCCGGGGCCATCGCTCCGAGCGGTACGAGTTGAGGAATGGTTTTTGTACTGGTTCTGATTGCCGCAACAACAGGTTGCGGAGTGAAATCAGAGAATCGAAAAGAGCAACAACGGCCAGAATAGGGAAGGACATATGGTTTGGCTGGAGCTTCTTTGTGTCTTCCGCGCCTTCCTTGCCGGGCAAGGATCGACTGTACCCATTCTTTGGCCAGTGGAAGATGGGCGGGGATAACTTTCCGCTAATTGCATTCGTCCAGTCTGATCATGGAAGTCGTGATGCTATCTTTGTGTCACTAATTGATATGTCACGGGCATCCACGGGTGGCCTTGTTGCCGGAGCAAAGCATGGAAATGTATGTAAAGATATTTTCCGAATGGCGGCGGCTAAGCGCTCTTGGATTGATATCGTCGTCAATACTAACTTTGCTGCGGACGAAACAGGGTATGTGCGAGTTTGGATAAACGGTCAGCTCAAGTGCGACTATAGCGGTCAGATCGTGGTAAGGAGAGATAGAAGCCGATATCCCGGTCCAAACCACAGACGCGGAATCTATGTGGGAAATACCTCATATTGGAAAGAAAAATATGGAAACCGACCGGTTCCCACCTGGGTAGTTTATTATGATGAGTTTTTGACAGGAAAAAATAGGGAAGACGTAGATACTAGAATGCGAGAAAGGGCTGGGCTACCGCCCGTTGACTAG
- a CDS encoding energy-coupling factor transporter transmembrane component T family protein, with the protein MISLTSPVRTRAHGWPAGTKLALLGLATFGLFMLSDLRLQALAALGMLALYALPGRRFFLSGMTRLQVLWPFVAILALWHGVTATYAEGAHFILRLLTTVGLANLVTMTTALSEMIAVFRWLTSPLRQLGLNTRAMELAIALVIRLLPTLITNGQRLTQAWRARSRRRPGWRVVVPFTLLALDDADHLTDALRARGGILETKEKP; encoded by the coding sequence ATGATCTCGCTCACCTCACCGGTTAGAACCCGCGCCCACGGCTGGCCCGCCGGCACCAAGCTGGCACTGTTGGGGTTGGCGACCTTTGGCCTGTTCATGCTCAGCGATCTGCGCCTGCAGGCGCTTGCGGCGCTGGGAATGCTGGCGCTTTATGCGCTGCCGGGCCGACGTTTTTTCCTCAGCGGCATGACACGGCTGCAGGTGCTGTGGCCCTTTGTGGCGATCCTTGCGCTCTGGCATGGCGTCACCGCCACTTACGCGGAAGGTGCCCATTTCATCCTGCGGCTGCTGACCACCGTGGGACTGGCCAATCTGGTCACCATGACCACCGCCTTGTCCGAGATGATTGCAGTGTTTCGCTGGCTCACCTCGCCGCTGCGGCAGCTGGGGCTGAACACCCGCGCGATGGAACTGGCGATTGCGCTAGTCATCCGCCTGCTGCCCACATTGATCACCAACGGCCAGCGCCTGACCCAAGCTTGGCGCGCCCGCTCCCGCCGCCGCCCCGGATGGCGTGTGGTGGTGCCCTTTACCCTGCTCGCACTTGATGATGCCGACCACCTGACCGACGCCTTGCGCGCCCGTGGCGGCATTCTGGAAACCAAGGAGAAACCCTGA
- a CDS encoding RNA chaperone Hfq: MAEKTNALQDGFLTALELQKVPATVFLVNGVRLQGHVVRHDRYSLALQRAEQTQIVLKSSISTIMSNDELTL, translated from the coding sequence ATGGCAGAGAAGACAAATGCGCTGCAGGACGGCTTCCTGACTGCGCTTGAGTTACAGAAGGTGCCGGCGACGGTTTTCTTGGTCAATGGTGTCAGACTGCAGGGCCATGTGGTGCGCCACGATCGCTATTCTCTCGCCCTGCAGCGGGCGGAACAGACCCAAATCGTTCTCAAATCTTCGATTTCTACGATCATGTCGAACGACGAATTAACTCTCTGA
- a CDS encoding type II toxin-antitoxin system HipA family toxin, with protein MAKRGRGGVMQVLLNERQVGALRLAGSGAISFTYDPEWLAWEHAMPISLSLPLREEAHQGGPVIAYLGNLLPDNQAIRERVAVRVRAGGTDVWHMLEKIGRDCVGALQFAAGDVSGTGALEGQPVTEAQIAGMLRNLASAPLGLEEEDDFRISIAGAQEKTALLRREGDWIRPSGMTPTTHILKTQLGVLPAGIDLSDSVENEFFCMSFCRAMGMDVAEVEIMDFEDVRSLVVTRFDRRWTRGGRLIRLPQEDFCQALSVPPSQKYQMVGGPGIAEGIGLLTGSDDPEADQRAFFRAQVLFWLLGATDGHAKNFSIALHPGGFRMTPLYDVLSAQKAVEDGQIRQNRMRLAMAVDGHYRINEVVPRHFLQAAKAAGYGLALAEEVLSEIVLQLEPALENTVDNLPAGFPQLLSESIAYGIRRRASAL; from the coding sequence ATGGCGAAACGCGGGCGCGGCGGCGTGATGCAGGTGCTTCTGAACGAGCGGCAGGTTGGTGCCCTGCGTCTCGCGGGTTCTGGCGCGATCAGTTTTACCTATGATCCGGAATGGCTGGCCTGGGAACATGCCATGCCAATCTCGCTTTCCCTGCCTTTGCGCGAGGAGGCGCACCAAGGCGGGCCCGTCATCGCGTATCTGGGAAATCTGCTTCCGGACAATCAGGCAATCCGGGAGCGTGTCGCCGTACGGGTTCGCGCGGGCGGCACTGACGTGTGGCACATGCTGGAGAAGATCGGGCGCGACTGCGTAGGGGCGCTGCAGTTCGCCGCGGGCGATGTCTCCGGGACGGGTGCACTCGAAGGCCAGCCTGTCACTGAAGCGCAAATTGCCGGCATGCTGCGCAATCTGGCGAGCGCTCCTCTGGGGCTTGAGGAAGAGGATGACTTTCGTATTTCCATAGCCGGTGCGCAGGAGAAAACCGCGCTGCTCCGCCGTGAGGGCGATTGGATCCGGCCCTCGGGCATGACCCCCACGACCCATATCCTAAAGACCCAGCTCGGTGTGCTCCCAGCAGGTATTGATCTCTCCGACAGTGTCGAAAACGAGTTCTTCTGCATGAGCTTTTGCCGCGCCATGGGCATGGATGTGGCTGAGGTCGAAATCATGGATTTCGAGGATGTTCGAAGCCTTGTGGTGACGCGGTTTGACAGGCGCTGGACCAGGGGTGGCCGGTTGATCCGCCTCCCGCAGGAAGACTTCTGCCAGGCGCTCTCCGTGCCGCCCAGCCAGAAATATCAAATGGTTGGCGGGCCGGGAATCGCGGAGGGGATCGGGCTGCTGACCGGAAGCGACGATCCGGAGGCTGATCAGCGCGCATTTTTCCGCGCACAGGTCCTGTTCTGGCTCTTAGGGGCGACGGACGGGCATGCCAAGAATTTCAGCATCGCGCTGCACCCTGGCGGTTTCCGCATGACGCCGCTCTATGATGTGTTGAGTGCGCAGAAGGCCGTTGAAGATGGACAGATCCGCCAGAACCGGATGCGCCTCGCCATGGCCGTGGACGGGCACTACCGGATCAATGAGGTTGTGCCGCGGCATTTCCTGCAGGCTGCCAAGGCGGCGGGGTATGGGCTTGCGCTAGCTGAAGAAGTTCTGTCGGAAATCGTTCTGCAGCTAGAGCCGGCCTTGGAAAATACCGTGGACAACCTGCCAGCTGGGTTTCCCCAACTTTTGTCGGAATCGATTGCCTATGGCATCCGAAGACGGGCGAGCGCGCTTTAG
- a CDS encoding LysR family transcriptional regulator has product MEISHFVRTRLKVRHLHILLALDDTLSVSRAAQRLNVAQASVSRTLSEIEDGFGVQIFDRHPRGLRRTKLGRELLLAVRKVVANIFALENLAGMVESLDYGDIVLGLHNVSLLDRMARLVTDFKHSHPKITFALRDGLLPELLEDLHYGRVDLVFGRLEPGLEQRGFGTSVLAETGMIIAAGNHIPPPPADVQELLGKPWILPLSGTPMREHFERFCAFHREPLPQNRIETNNGLLIAEILMQQDRYSLFPAPPSIKTSAKEGLLNFPWLRGYPYPFRTTHDKVGFVYSMSNVRTPAVEAFLASIEI; this is encoded by the coding sequence ATGGAGATTTCGCACTTTGTCCGGACGAGATTAAAGGTAAGGCATTTGCACATTTTGCTTGCACTCGACGACACGCTCAGCGTCAGTCGTGCAGCCCAGCGGCTCAATGTTGCACAGGCTTCGGTCTCCCGGACACTCTCAGAAATCGAAGATGGATTCGGCGTGCAAATCTTCGATCGGCACCCTCGTGGGCTAAGGCGCACCAAGCTGGGGCGGGAACTGCTCCTGGCGGTACGCAAGGTTGTTGCCAATATTTTTGCGCTCGAAAATTTGGCCGGTATGGTGGAGTCTCTGGACTATGGCGATATTGTTCTCGGATTACACAACGTTTCCCTTTTGGATCGAATGGCCAGGCTGGTCACAGACTTCAAGCACAGCCACCCCAAGATAACCTTTGCACTGCGAGACGGGCTGCTACCGGAACTGCTCGAAGATTTGCACTATGGGAGGGTCGATTTGGTCTTTGGCCGCCTTGAACCGGGGCTTGAGCAGCGTGGATTTGGAACAAGCGTTCTCGCCGAAACAGGCATGATCATTGCCGCAGGAAATCATATCCCTCCGCCCCCTGCAGACGTACAAGAGTTGCTCGGAAAGCCATGGATCCTGCCGCTGTCAGGCACACCTATGAGAGAACATTTCGAACGATTTTGCGCATTTCATCGGGAACCCCTTCCGCAAAACCGAATAGAAACCAACAATGGGCTCCTCATCGCAGAAATCCTGATGCAACAGGATCGCTATTCGCTTTTCCCGGCCCCTCCTTCAATAAAAACCTCTGCGAAAGAAGGGCTGCTCAACTTTCCATGGCTGAGAGGATATCCATATCCCTTTCGAACAACGCATGACAAAGTCGGATTCGTTTATTCGATGTCAAATGTCCGAACTCCCGCAGTCGAAGCGTTTTTGGCTTCGATTGAGATTTGA
- a CDS encoding biotin transporter BioY — MERNVVLIALFTAMIAALGLLPKLTLASGIPITAQSMGVMLCGTVLGAKRGALSVLLFLLLVAAGLPLLTGGRGGLGVFTTPWAGFYIGFPLAAFVAGLVMQTWQRGNITVIAVAAALVGGIGAMYLAAVPYYMLMKPAGLGESLLTVMAPFVPGDLIKAVVAGLITGALYEARPSSVLSRS; from the coding sequence ATGGAACGCAATGTCGTCCTGATCGCCCTGTTCACCGCCATGATTGCCGCGCTTGGCCTGCTGCCCAAGCTGACCCTGGCCAGCGGTATTCCGATCACCGCCCAAAGCATGGGCGTCATGCTCTGCGGCACCGTGCTGGGCGCCAAGCGCGGCGCGCTGTCGGTGCTTTTGTTCCTGCTGCTGGTGGCCGCAGGCCTGCCGCTGCTGACCGGCGGCCGCGGCGGTCTGGGTGTGTTCACCACCCCCTGGGCAGGCTTCTACATCGGCTTCCCGCTGGCTGCCTTTGTGGCTGGCCTGGTGATGCAGACCTGGCAACGCGGCAATATCACCGTGATCGCCGTGGCGGCGGCTTTGGTTGGCGGCATTGGCGCGATGTATCTGGCCGCGGTGCCTTATTACATGCTGATGAAACCTGCCGGTCTGGGGGAATCCCTGCTGACCGTCATGGCGCCCTTCGTGCCGGGGGATCTGATCAAGGCCGTGGTGGCCGGGCTGATCACCGGCGCGCTGTACGAGGCCCGCCCCTCCAGCGTACTGTCGCGCAGCTGA
- a CDS encoding IS6 family transposase, whose product MSRRNPFKRHRFPREVILLAVRWYCRYPLSCRDVRDMLAERGVTVDASTVHRWVRKFGPEIRKRAQARHRSWRGLQWHVDETYLRVGGRWRYLWRAVDQFGQLIDFRLTARRDAKAARAFLRQAQDTVRCYQPLTIVTDKAQSYAKVIGEINGRLGPDNAIRHVNRKYLNNRIESDHAALKQRLRTMRGFQTLAGAKAALAGIETFRTIGKGQFENCETGVINEIAFIAKLFQEAA is encoded by the coding sequence ATGTCCCGGCGCAATCCGTTCAAGCGGCACAGGTTTCCGCGCGAGGTCATCCTGTTGGCGGTGCGCTGGTACTGCCGCTACCCGCTTTCGTGCCGGGACGTGCGGGATATGCTTGCCGAGCGGGGTGTTACTGTTGATGCCTCGACGGTTCACCGATGGGTGCGAAAGTTTGGCCCCGAAATCCGGAAACGGGCCCAAGCCCGACACCGCTCCTGGCGCGGGCTGCAATGGCATGTCGATGAGACCTACCTTCGTGTGGGCGGGCGCTGGCGTTACCTTTGGAGGGCCGTGGATCAGTTCGGCCAGCTGATCGATTTCCGCCTGACGGCGCGGCGGGATGCCAAGGCAGCAAGGGCATTTCTGCGCCAGGCGCAAGACACCGTTCGGTGTTATCAGCCGCTTACAATCGTCACCGACAAGGCGCAAAGCTATGCAAAGGTGATCGGCGAGATCAACGGCCGGCTCGGGCCTGATAATGCTATCCGCCACGTTAACCGCAAGTATTTAAACAATAGAATCGAGAGTGATCATGCCGCACTGAAGCAGCGATTGCGCACCATGCGCGGGTTCCAGACACTGGCCGGAGCGAAGGCCGCGCTTGCTGGCATCGAAACTTTCCGCACCATTGGAAAAGGCCAATTCGAGAATTGTGAAACCGGGGTGATCAACGAGATCGCCTTCATCGCCAAACTGTTCCAGGAGGCTGCGTGA
- a CDS encoding MOSC domain-containing protein, whose amino-acid sequence MTTVPSKRCAFASRAECDAALPHILAAPRDAAAIDNLCFRPAYGKRCFPDQLHLTVAGGIADERWLKAPWLTLPDGSPDPRIQVSILPRRVMDLCWRDRVNTVHPGDTMVADLNMSEANLPAGTRLHAGSAVLVVSDKFNTGCAKWRDRYGADSLAWINHKPNRPLRLRGVLCRIVQDGVIHASDQIRVER is encoded by the coding sequence ATGACCACAGTTCCAAGCAAGCGCTGCGCCTTTGCCAGCCGCGCCGAATGCGACGCGGCGCTGCCGCACATCCTCGCCGCCCCGCGCGACGCGGCCGCCATCGACAACCTGTGTTTCCGCCCTGCCTATGGTAAACGCTGCTTTCCCGATCAACTGCACCTGACCGTGGCTGGCGGCATTGCCGATGAGCGCTGGTTGAAAGCCCCCTGGCTGACCCTGCCCGACGGCAGCCCGGACCCGCGCATTCAGGTCTCGATCCTGCCGCGGCGGGTGATGGACCTGTGCTGGCGCGACCGGGTCAATACCGTGCATCCCGGCGACACCATGGTGGCGGACCTCAACATGAGTGAGGCTAACCTACCCGCCGGCACCCGCCTGCATGCGGGCAGCGCGGTGCTTGTGGTCTCGGACAAGTTTAACACCGGCTGCGCCAAATGGCGCGACCGCTATGGCGCCGACAGCCTTGCGTGGATCAACCACAAACCCAACCGCCCGCTGCGCCTGCGCGGCGTGCTCTGCCGGATCGTGCAGGACGGTGTGATCCACGCCAGCGACCAGATCCGCGTAGAGCGCTGA
- a CDS encoding energy-coupling factor ABC transporter ATP-binding protein, translating to MTSRIELCDLVFTVEGKTILRGLSLDLTQRRIGIVGRNGSGKSTLARLIAGLTRPSSGQIRVNGQDLARDRRAALDEVGILFQNPEHQIIFPTVGEELAFGLEQQGQSKPEAKATTAAVLARFGLSHWQEAYINTLSQGQKHLVCLMAVVAMNPRLVVLDEPFAGLDIPTKAQLNRYLKLYQGSLLHITHDPADLADYDHLIWIDQGQLRQSGPRHDVMEAYLASMHDQGGADDLAHLTG from the coding sequence ATGACCAGCCGGATCGAGCTTTGCGACCTCGTCTTTACCGTCGAAGGCAAGACGATCCTGCGCGGCCTGTCTCTGGATCTAACCCAGCGCCGGATTGGCATTGTCGGGCGCAATGGCTCGGGCAAATCGACCCTGGCCCGCCTTATTGCCGGTCTGACCCGCCCCAGCAGCGGCCAGATCCGCGTCAACGGGCAGGATCTGGCCCGCGACCGCCGCGCCGCGCTGGATGAGGTCGGCATCCTGTTTCAGAACCCCGAACATCAGATCATCTTCCCCACTGTCGGCGAGGAATTGGCCTTTGGGCTTGAACAGCAGGGCCAAAGCAAACCCGAGGCCAAAGCCACCACCGCCGCGGTGCTGGCCCGCTTTGGGCTGAGCCATTGGCAGGAGGCCTATATCAACACGCTGTCGCAGGGGCAGAAACATCTAGTCTGCCTGATGGCGGTGGTGGCGATGAACCCGCGGCTGGTGGTGCTGGACGAACCTTTTGCCGGGCTCGACATCCCCACCAAGGCGCAGCTGAACCGGTATCTCAAGCTCTACCAGGGCAGCCTGCTGCATATCACCCACGACCCGGCAGATCTGGCGGATTACGACCATCTGATCTGGATCGATCAGGGCCAGCTGCGCCAGTCTGGCCCGCGCCACGACGTCATGGAGGCCTATCTAGCCTCGATGCATGACCAGGGAGGGGCCGATGATCTCGCTCACCTCACCGGTTAG
- a CDS encoding IS6 family transposase → MKTVPTIRRLKGFRFPREIISYAVWAYHRFALSTADVEDLLAERGVMVSRETVRNWVNRFGRHFADCIKRDRPGASDKWHLDEVVVPINGVKFWLWRAVDANGNALDILVQKQRNAKAASRFLKRLIDRFGAPRVVITDKLRSYIRPIRNLVANADHRAHKGLNNRIEGSHRPTRKREKLMGRFKSPGQAQRFLDAHDQINMFFRPRRYRLTATSYRHARSDAFDLWNGYALEMTA, encoded by the coding sequence ATGAAAACCGTGCCGACAATTCGACGCCTGAAGGGCTTTCGTTTTCCCCGCGAGATCATCTCCTATGCCGTCTGGGCTTACCATCGGTTTGCGCTGAGCACGGCAGATGTCGAGGATCTGCTGGCCGAACGCGGCGTGATGGTCAGCCGGGAAACCGTCCGGAACTGGGTGAACCGGTTTGGCCGCCATTTCGCCGATTGCATCAAGCGCGACAGGCCGGGCGCCAGTGACAAATGGCACTTGGATGAAGTCGTTGTTCCGATCAATGGCGTGAAGTTCTGGCTTTGGCGGGCAGTCGACGCGAATGGGAATGCGCTCGACATTCTCGTGCAAAAGCAACGTAATGCAAAGGCCGCCAGCCGGTTCTTGAAGCGGCTGATCGACCGGTTTGGCGCGCCGCGGGTCGTGATCACCGACAAGCTGCGCAGTTACATCAGGCCGATCCGCAACCTCGTGGCGAATGCTGATCATCGGGCGCACAAGGGCTTGAACAACCGGATCGAAGGATCCCATCGGCCAACCCGCAAGCGAGAGAAACTCATGGGGCGGTTCAAGTCACCCGGACAGGCTCAGAGATTTCTGGACGCACATGACCAGATCAACATGTTCTTCCGTCCCCGCCGCTATCGTCTTACCGCCACATCGTACCGCCACGCCCGATCCGATGCCTTTGATCTTTGGAACGGCTACGCACTCGAGATGACCGCATGA